The Alphaproteobacteria bacterium genome has a window encoding:
- the recJ gene encoding single-stranded-DNA-specific exonuclease RecJ, giving the protein MLDIPKHNLDDQLEVFLEKSVKGQKWLMRKISERDTLSLVQKLGLPSVVADLLVRRGITLDDAEDFLNPKLKSSMPDPEILKDMTKAVQRLYQAITKQEKIVIFGDYDVDGATSSSLLKLYLAHIGIEADIYIPDRIEEGYGPSLSAFEAFVKQKVQLIVTVDCGTLSYEPLEFAASKGLDVIVLDHHKAEVKLPPAVAVVNPNRVDEPASDLSLLAAVGVTYLLLIALNRSLREKGYFETKKIQEPNMLSYLDLVALGTVCDVVPLKGLNRAFVSQGIKVMAKRENIGLKTLSDIAGLDEKPTPYHLGFVLGPRINAGGRVGESDLGSILLTHTSLFEAQKIAKKLDEYNKERRDIEAQLLEEAIQKVESERLYEKPIMLVAGQGWHPGVIGIVASRLKDRYWRPTCVIAFDENQKGKASGRSVAGLDLGVHILAAFQDGYLVNGGGHAMAVGFTVEQNRLGDLESYLIDRVLQDCPHGLPPRSALVDGLVSLGGVTLDLVQKLDSVGPFGAGHPEPLFVLNNVRIVKADVMGEDHLRCIVQGAGGEKNYMQSLTAVCFRCLETDLGQFLLQAVGGRTIHLLGKMKVNDFRGNQSVQFIIEDGAFV; this is encoded by the coding sequence GATACATTAAGCCTTGTTCAGAAGCTAGGCTTGCCATCTGTTGTTGCGGATTTGTTGGTGCGTCGGGGAATTACATTGGATGATGCAGAGGATTTTTTAAATCCGAAATTGAAATCGAGTATGCCAGATCCTGAGATTCTCAAAGATATGACCAAGGCGGTTCAGCGTCTCTATCAAGCCATTACCAAGCAAGAAAAAATAGTTATCTTTGGCGATTATGATGTTGATGGTGCAACCTCCTCATCATTGCTCAAACTTTATCTGGCGCATATTGGTATTGAGGCTGACATCTATATTCCAGATCGAATCGAGGAAGGCTATGGGCCGAGCCTTTCCGCTTTTGAGGCTTTCGTTAAACAAAAAGTGCAATTGATTGTGACGGTTGATTGCGGAACGCTTTCTTATGAACCACTCGAATTTGCGGCCTCGAAAGGGCTCGATGTCATTGTGCTCGATCACCACAAAGCGGAGGTTAAATTACCCCCTGCTGTCGCTGTTGTGAATCCGAACCGTGTGGATGAACCAGCCTCAGATCTCTCTCTCCTTGCGGCAGTGGGCGTTACTTATTTGCTCCTCATTGCGCTGAATCGATCTTTAAGAGAGAAAGGCTATTTTGAGACGAAGAAAATTCAAGAGCCCAACATGCTCTCTTATCTCGATTTGGTGGCTTTGGGCACTGTTTGCGATGTTGTACCCTTGAAGGGTTTAAATAGAGCCTTTGTCTCTCAAGGCATTAAAGTGATGGCGAAACGTGAAAACATAGGTCTCAAAACTTTGTCTGACATAGCAGGTCTTGATGAAAAACCAACACCTTATCATTTAGGCTTTGTTTTGGGGCCAAGGATTAATGCGGGCGGCCGGGTAGGAGAATCAGATCTCGGGTCAATATTATTAACGCACACAAGCCTTTTTGAAGCGCAGAAAATTGCCAAGAAGCTTGATGAATATAATAAAGAAAGGCGCGATATTGAAGCGCAACTTTTGGAAGAAGCGATTCAAAAGGTTGAATCTGAAAGGCTTTATGAAAAGCCCATCATGCTGGTTGCAGGCCAGGGATGGCATCCAGGTGTGATTGGCATTGTTGCATCGCGCTTGAAGGACCGGTACTGGCGGCCAACTTGCGTTATTGCTTTCGATGAGAATCAAAAAGGAAAAGCATCAGGACGGTCAGTGGCTGGACTCGATTTGGGCGTTCATATTTTGGCTGCCTTTCAAGATGGGTATTTGGTGAATGGCGGCGGACATGCAATGGCCGTGGGCTTTACCGTTGAACAGAATCGGCTCGGTGATCTTGAATCTTATTTGATTGATCGTGTTTTGCAAGATTGCCCTCATGGGCTCCCGCCCAGAAGCGCTTTGGTTGATGGATTGGTATCATTAGGCGGTGTGACGTTGGATTTGGTCCAAAAGCTTGATTCTGTTGGGCCCTTTGGCGCAGGCCATCCTGAACCTTTGTTTGTGCTGAATAATGTCCGTATTGTCAAAGCAGATGTGATGGGTGAGGATCATTTACGCTGTATCGTCCAAGGCGCAGGTGGTGAAAAGAATTATATGCAGAGCCTCACAGCTGTTTGCTTCAGGTGTCTTGAGACTGATTTAGGTCAGTTTCTGCTGCAGGCCGTCGGCGGCAGGACTATTCACTTGCTCGGTAAGATGAAGGTGAATGATTTCAGAGGGAATCAATCTGTGCAATTCATTATTGAAGATGGCGCTTTTGTGTGA
- a CDS encoding DUF3035 domain-containing protein, translating to MKQDTKNFHTEMPRKNTYLSLGLLSVCAMMLSGCGETIKRSIGMDHLPPDEYQVVERAPLSMPPDYQLTPPKPGAPRPQEVAAKEKAIDAVLGEKGKKQAYMATAASPSYKSKATTEVLRMAGSENTDPDIRSVIDTENRAYVKADKSFIDKIVFWQEQLPPGDVVDPIAETKRIKGNKETDKSVTDGNTPIIKRKKKAPLEGLFDN from the coding sequence ATGAAACAAGACACAAAAAATTTTCACACAGAAATGCCCCGCAAAAACACCTATCTTTCATTAGGTCTACTATCTGTATGCGCTATGATGCTCTCTGGTTGTGGCGAGACCATTAAACGCTCAATTGGTATGGACCACCTTCCGCCTGATGAATATCAAGTTGTTGAGAGAGCCCCTCTCAGCATGCCACCTGACTACCAGCTCACCCCTCCAAAGCCAGGCGCCCCAAGACCACAAGAAGTTGCAGCAAAAGAAAAAGCAATTGACGCTGTTCTTGGGGAAAAGGGTAAGAAACAAGCCTATATGGCAACGGCTGCATCACCTTCATACAAAAGCAAAGCGACGACTGAAGTTTTAAGAATGGCTGGCTCAGAGAATACTGATCCAGATATTCGCAGCGTTATCGACACAGAAAACCGTGCTTATGTTAAAGCAGACAAATCTTTCATTGATAAAATTGTTTTCTGGCAAGAACAGCTTCCTCCTGGCGATGTTGTGGATCCAATTGCAGAGACAAAGCGCATCAAAGGAAACAAAGAAACTGATAAATCAGTGACTGATGGCAATACGCCTATTATCAAGCGCAAGAAAAAAGCACCGCTTGAAGGCTTGTTTGATAATTAA
- a CDS encoding PEP-CTERM sorting domain-containing protein: MLNKTMIAVSALTASLLYAGQALAVIYSFDFRSTGTGPDGIINPGSTTGFKVFHSVEDNSLGLTVRPSVEFEDININSNYIFNNADGFGMRAIGDVGSGAVLDYSMSNEEREMITLDLANLNAQVFSTYGVNITSYILYVSSANPLGVEASYSLGGGSEIGLFPNVLTPFSGNSLLRVFSPYNGEGNIRITSLTFTFEPVSATPEPGIVALLGFSLAGLALLRYRK; the protein is encoded by the coding sequence ATGTTAAATAAAACAATGATTGCAGTGAGTGCGTTAACAGCGAGCCTACTTTATGCAGGACAGGCACTAGCGGTGATTTACAGCTTTGATTTTAGATCAACAGGGACGGGACCGGATGGCATTATTAATCCTGGGTCGACGACTGGGTTCAAGGTTTTTCACTCAGTAGAAGATAATAGTCTGGGGCTAACAGTGAGACCTTCTGTAGAATTTGAAGATATAAATATCAATAGTAATTATATTTTCAATAATGCAGATGGTTTTGGTATGAGAGCAATTGGTGATGTTGGTTCAGGTGCTGTCCTTGACTATTCTATGTCTAACGAGGAAAGGGAAATGATTACATTAGACCTTGCAAATTTGAATGCTCAAGTTTTCAGTACTTATGGAGTTAACATAACAAGCTATATTTTATATGTTTCGAGTGCTAATCCTTTAGGCGTTGAGGCGAGTTATAGTCTCGGTGGTGGTTCAGAAATTGGACTTTTCCCGAATGTTTTGACGCCCTTTTCAGGCAATTCTCTGTTAAGAGTTTTCTCTCCGTATAATGGTGAAGGCAATATCCGTATCACTTCTTTGACCTTTACGTTTGAGCCTGTGAGTGCAACTCCGGAACCTGGTATAGTTGCTCTTTTAGGCTTCTCTTTAGCAGGGTTGGCTCTCCTACGCTACAGAAAGTAA
- the lspA gene encoding signal peptidase II yields MSEELVKNRCNRYVIVGLLIAAIVTILDYISKSWILAHFTEFTDKIIITSFFQMDLVWNRGVSFGFLAFNPDESQYILAGIAGLITLFVTIWLFKANKAWLAIALGLVIGGGIGNIIDRFQYGAVLDFIDIFWKDYHWPSFNLADSAISVGVCMILIDLFFGD; encoded by the coding sequence ATGTCTGAAGAACTCGTAAAAAATAGATGCAATCGTTATGTGATTGTGGGCCTATTGATTGCTGCTATTGTGACGATCTTGGATTACATCTCCAAAAGCTGGATTCTAGCGCACTTTACAGAATTTACGGACAAGATCATTATCACTTCATTTTTCCAGATGGATCTTGTCTGGAACCGAGGCGTTAGTTTTGGTTTCCTCGCTTTTAATCCTGATGAATCTCAATATATTCTTGCCGGCATCGCAGGCCTGATCACTTTATTTGTAACTATCTGGCTATTCAAAGCAAACAAAGCCTGGCTCGCGATTGCTCTGGGCCTCGTGATCGGTGGCGGGATTGGGAACATTATCGACCGCTTTCAATATGGCGCTGTACTCGATTTTATTGACATATTCTGGAAAGACTATCACTGGCCCTCATTCAACCTAGCAGATTCTGCAATCTCCGTCGGTGTCTGTATGATTTTGATTGACTTATTTTTTGGGGATTGA